The following coding sequences lie in one Silene latifolia isolate original U9 population chromosome 5, ASM4854445v1, whole genome shotgun sequence genomic window:
- the LOC141656663 gene encoding receptor-like protein EIX2 yields the protein MTDHFPPKLYHHLLLVFFYALLTCCSCKVASSEVNDNHVQCVESERDALLLFKQGIHVDHCGYLYDWGRSQECCQWHGIRCNNQFGHVISLKLCGFGSDNSGFQPCLEGTLGNSLLDLKHLKYLDLSINNFTEALPKFIGSLASLEHLNLSYAGFTGVIPQEIGNLSRLTSLDLKVGNFNMRVDNFLWLSRMRLLREVDLSGIDLSVVTNTWLSIVNNLPSLQKLHLDNCGLSLNSPSSFSYINSSTTLSVLSLAYNNLNDTSIFEWLLNLSGLETNLIYLDLSVNQMFGNDVQLSGHAMKFLDNLCSLQTLALLYTGLSYKFSDIVQSFSSCPHKPLVSLQLSKNQIWGSIPDSIGFFSSLRVLDVANNQLSGTIPQSLGRLTMLERLYLTSNYLNGTLKIAHLSNLSKLRALSLSYNTAVVVRISSYWIPPFQLDSLDLRLCKIGPYFPRWLLTQKNLLMLDISNASISDTIPISFWNSSLGPRFNMLDLSNNMIHGTIPDVPVTFNNVYSINLESNYFEGEIPSFLSKNVSILYLKYNQFSKGLARLLCPQTPRSLFMLDLSNNLFSENIPDCWSYFDQLFSLHLENNNFQGNLPSSMGALHQLNALHLSNNNLSGELPVSLVNCKSLVILDLAYNYLIGHIPPSFGHSFENLGILTLQNNNFFGGLPTSICDLSQLQILDISNNHISGTIPRCLYKLESMVNTDESSPQLDIVLGSYLDSRSSI from the coding sequence ATGACGGACCATTTTCCACCCAAATTATACCACCACCTTCTCCTAGTATTCTTTTATGCCTTGCTAACTTGCTGTAGTTGCAAAGTTGCATCATCAGAGGTTAACGACAACCATGTCCAATGTGTTGAAAGTGAGAGAGATGCCCTGCTTCTGTTTAAACAGGGCATTCATGTCGACCATTGCGGGTACCTCTATGATTGGGGGCGCAGTCAGGAATGCTGCCAATGGCACGGTATTCGCTGCAACAACCAATTTGGCCATGTTATCAGTCTCAAACTTTGTGGCTTTGGCTCTGATAATAGTGGTTTCCAGCCTTGTTTAGAAGGTACACTCGGTAATTCTCTACTTGACTTGAAGCATTTGAAATATTTAGACCTAAGTATTAATAATTTCACAGAAGCATTACCTAAATTTATAGGTTCACTTGCTAGCTTAGAACACCTTAACCTCTCATATGCTGGGTTTACGGGTGTCATTCCCCAAGAAATCGGAAATCTTTCGAGGTTAACATCTCTTGATCTTAAAGTTGGTAACTTTAACATGAGGGTGGATAACTTCTTGTGGCTTTCGCGTATGAGGCTGTTAAGGGAAGTCGATTTGAGTGGTATTGATCTAAGTGTAGTCACAAACACTTGGCTCTCTATTGTTAACAACCTTCCTTCTTTACAAAAGCTTCATTTGGATAATTGTGGACTATCTCTGAACTCGCCAtcttctttttcatatattaattCATCCACAACACTCAGTGTCCTTAGCCTAGCATATAACAACTTGAATGACACATCAATATTTGAGTGGTTGTTGAACTTGAGTGGACTTGAGACCAACCTTATATACCTTGACCTCTCGGTTAATCAAATGTTTGGAAACGATGTGCAACTGTCCGGACATGCTATGAAATTCCTTGATAACTTATGTAGCTTGCAAACCCTAGCCTTGCTTTATACCGGTCTCAGCTACAAGTTCTCTGACATCGTCCAATCCTTTTCTTCATGTCCACACAAACCATTAGTGTCTCTACAGTTAAGCAAAAACCAAATTTGGGGCTCGATTCCAGATAGCATTGGCTTCTTTTCTTCCTTGAGGGTATTAGACGTCGCTAATAATCAGCTGAGTGGTACTATTCCTCAATCCCTTGGACGACTTACGATGCTTGAGAGGTTGTATCTTACTTCAAATTATTTGAACGGAACTCTCAAAATCGCCCACCTATCTAACCTCTCAAAACTACGTGCGCTGAGCTTGTCATATAACACAGCAGTAGTTGTTAGGATTAGCTCTTATTGGATTCCACCATTTCAGCTAGATAGCCTCGATTTAAGGTTATGTAAGATAGGCCCTTATTTCCCAAGGTGGCTTCTAACTCAAAAAAACTTGTTGATGCTTGATATATCCAATGCGAGTATTTCAGACACCATTCCTATTTCTTTTTGGAACTCGAGCTTGGGGCCGAGATTTAACATGCTAGACCTGTCTAACAATATGATTCATGGTACAATTCCAGATGTACCAGTCACCTTTAACAATGTCTATAGCATTAACCTAGAATCCAACTATTTTGAAGGTGAAATACCATCATTTTTAAGCAAAAATGTTTCAATCCTGTATCTAAAGTACAACCAGTTTTCAAAAGGGCTTGCTCGTTTATTGTGCCCACAAACCCCAAGGTCTCTTTTCATGCTTGACCTATCAAACAACTTGTTCTCAGAAAACATTCCGGATTGTTGGAGCTATTTCGATCAATTATTTAGCCTCCATCTAGAGAACAACAATTTTCAGGGAAATTTACCATCATCCATGGGTGCGTTACATCAGCTCAATGCACTACACTTGAGCAACAACAATCTATCTGGTGAATTACCAGTATCTCTAGTAAATTGCAAGTCATTGGTGATTCTCGACCTTGCATATAATTACTTGATTGGCCATATACCCCCTAGCTTTGGGCATAGTTTCGAAAATCTTGGCATTCTTACCCTacaaaataataatttttttggTGGTCTACCTACTAGCATTTGTGATCTTTCTCAACTCCAAATCTTAGACATTTCAAACAATCACATTTCCGGAACCATCCCGAGATGTTTGTACAAACTGGAAAGCATGGTCAACACAGATGAGTCCTCTCCACAATTGGATATTGTTTTGGGGAGTTATCTAGATTCTAGAAGCAGTATATGA